The sequence TCCTGTAATTCCGGAGCGGTGCGTACCAGCCCGATAAAAACGGCTTTAAACGGCTCCACGACACTTGATGTCGCCCAATCCATCCATTTTTCGGCCGCCGCCCGCTGCTTTGCATCTGGCAGATAAAGCGTATTTTCGCCATATTGCGCGGCTAAATAACGGACAATGGTATTGGACTCCCACAGGATAAAATCGTCATCTTGCAGGCAAGGGATCAGGCCATTGGGGTTCAGTGAGCGGTAGAGCGGGTCATTCAACTTGCCATATTGGCCCCCGACATCTATTCGCTTATAGTCAATTCCCAACTCTTCCAGACACCAAAGCACTTTTTTGACATTAGTCGAATTATTTCGACCCCAGACTGTGAGCATATCAAACCCTCTTTAATACCCGCCATTCGTCAAGCTGCATGTGTGCAGCGGCTTTCATTCACGCGCTACTTTCTTGCAACTCAAATTATTTTGAGTTAACGCCGTTGCCAATGATGGATATCCCAATCATGCAAAATTGCCAGGTCCACCAATTCAGTACCCGGATTGATCACTGCGGCGCGATCAACATATTCCAATAACGGTTTGTCATTGATTGAATCACTGTAACCATAGGTCCGCTGGAAGTCTAATTGGGGCGATTCCTTCAACCACTGTTTCAGCCGCTCAACTTTGCCCTCACGATAAGTCAGGGTACCGTAAGTCTTGCCGGTATAGCGGCTATTCTCCACTTCCACGCCAATAGACAATGCTGTATTGGCAGAGAAACACTGCGCAATGGGGGTGACCAAATGCTCGCCAGTGGCTGAAATAATCACGATGTAATCACCACGATTACGGTGCCAGTTCAGAAGTTTTCTGGCCTGCGGATAGACGCGGGGCAAAATGTCGCGCTCGATAAAACGCTCGACCCAGCCGGCCACTTCAGCCGTGTGCTTTCCTACCAAAGGTGACAAAGTTGATTCCATATAACAGGACATCGACAGGTTTCCCTGATAGTACTGTTTCATTAAATACTGTTCTTGTTCTGCCAGTTCGTGAGAAGCAATTCCTTCATCAACCAGCCAGCGCATCCATAGGCCAGAACTGTCATCGCTTATCAGCGTTTCATCAAGATCAAACAGGGCCAAATCCATTAAGCCACCTCCAAGTAGATAACGCGGGCGAAGTGAAACTTAACAGGGTATGTGCTGAACATTGGCAATTTCCCACCGGAATAACAGGTATCAATAGTTAACCTAATACTTTCTACCCAAACATGAAAGTAAATCAGAATAGGGGGCAATTAAGACAAAGTAATGAAAGAAATAACATAGAACGGATTGATATTGGTGAGTTAGCGAGTTTCGGTGTTAATTATTTATATCGTTTGGATATAGATTGTTAAGCATTTAGTCGAGAACGCTCTTAAAACTGCGCTTTGTCTGACCGCGCAGTTTGTGACCAACCGCCCTGGGCCAAGGAAAGAGTGTTGTCGACTGCCTGCTTTCACCCCCACAGCTCAGGAGCTGAATATGCTAATTATTCGTTTGTATGGTTGTCCAGTTTTCATTGGTTCTGAGCAAAAAAAGCAACCAACTGAATCTTCTGGAGTGAA comes from Yersinia canariae and encodes:
- a CDS encoding glutathione S-transferase family protein, whose amino-acid sequence is MLTVWGRNNSTNVKKVLWCLEELGIDYKRIDVGGQYGKLNDPLYRSLNPNGLIPCLQDDDFILWESNTIVRYLAAQYGENTLYLPDAKQRAAAEKWMDWATSSVVEPFKAVFIGLVRTAPELQDKAKIAHGIEQLNTLMAIADEALSKQRYLSGDKFGVGDIPLGCLAYAWFNLPIERAPLPHLQHWYQNLTERSAFQKVIDIGLS
- a CDS encoding HAD family hydrolase; this encodes MDLALFDLDETLISDDSSGLWMRWLVDEGIASHELAEQEQYLMKQYYQGNLSMSCYMESTLSPLVGKHTAEVAGWVERFIERDILPRVYPQARKLLNWHRNRGDYIVIISATGEHLVTPIAQCFSANTALSIGVEVENSRYTGKTYGTLTYREGKVERLKQWLKESPQLDFQRTYGYSDSINDKPLLEYVDRAAVINPGTELVDLAILHDWDIHHWQRR